From Acinetobacter sp. ASP199, the proteins below share one genomic window:
- the gloB gene encoding hydroxyacylglutathione hydrolase encodes MMPFKIHCIDVKNSLQNYIWLLEHTDSKQVVAVDPTEAGLVQEYCQQHGLELAQIWLTHWHKDHIGGVPELIQDKNIPVYGPREELSKIPFISHPLEHEDKFDFHGINVSIISVPGHTLGHIVYFIDALDVLFCGDTLFAMGCGRVFEGTFDQMYHSLSRLAALPPRTKVYCTHEYTLSNAQFALHAEPDNLEIQKRHEQVERLRMLGQCTLPSTIEIELKTNPFLRADSVEEFARLRTLKDNF; translated from the coding sequence ATGATGCCTTTTAAAATTCACTGTATAGACGTCAAAAATAGCTTACAGAATTATATCTGGCTGCTGGAACATACAGACTCCAAACAAGTCGTGGCTGTTGATCCTACAGAAGCTGGGCTGGTACAGGAATATTGCCAGCAGCATGGACTCGAACTGGCACAGATCTGGTTAACCCACTGGCATAAAGACCATATTGGCGGTGTACCTGAACTGATTCAGGATAAAAATATTCCGGTATATGGTCCTCGTGAGGAACTGAGTAAAATTCCATTTATCAGCCATCCTCTGGAGCATGAAGATAAATTCGATTTTCATGGGATCAATGTCAGCATCATCAGTGTACCGGGACACACTTTAGGCCATATTGTTTACTTTATCGATGCGCTAGATGTGCTGTTCTGCGGTGATACCCTGTTTGCGATGGGCTGTGGTCGGGTATTTGAAGGCACTTTTGACCAGATGTATCACTCCCTCTCCCGTCTGGCTGCATTACCTCCGCGCACCAAGGTGTACTGCACACACGAATACACACTTTCCAATGCCCAGTTTGCACTACATGCAGAACCGGATAATCTGGAAATCCAGAAACGCCATGAACAGGTCGAACGTCTGAGAATGCTAGGCCAATGCACCTTACCAAGCACGATTGAAATTGAACTTAAAACCAATCCTTTCTTGCGTGCAGACAGCGTTGAAGAGTTCGCCCGCTTAAGAACCTTGAAAGATAATTTCTAA
- a CDS encoding flavin reductase family protein gives MSNSHLKAVPLEKSYRLLNHGPTVLVSARDQENADVMAAAWACALEFQPAKVTVVLDKSTKTRKIVENSGYFALQVPTLKQLNMVQDVGTISMHDQPNKLKQCGVELFQFDQSDIPVVSGCAAWLLCELIPEPHNQQTHDLFIGKVIAAYADERVFRDGHWYYQDVEREWRSIHHIAGGHFYTIGDPVSADDLD, from the coding sequence ATGTCTAACTCCCATCTCAAAGCTGTACCCCTGGAAAAATCCTATCGTTTGCTCAATCACGGCCCAACAGTACTGGTCTCTGCCAGGGATCAGGAAAATGCGGATGTTATGGCCGCAGCCTGGGCCTGTGCACTGGAATTCCAGCCAGCCAAAGTCACTGTAGTTTTAGATAAGAGTACTAAAACCCGCAAGATTGTTGAAAATTCCGGTTACTTTGCCTTACAAGTCCCAACGCTTAAGCAGCTGAACATGGTGCAAGACGTTGGAACGATCAGCATGCATGATCAACCAAATAAGTTAAAACAATGTGGTGTGGAACTATTCCAGTTTGACCAGTCGGATATTCCTGTTGTGAGCGGTTGTGCTGCCTGGCTGCTGTGTGAACTGATTCCAGAACCGCATAATCAGCAAACGCATGATCTGTTTATTGGCAAGGTCATTGCGGCTTATGCTGACGAACGCGTGTTCCGTGATGGACACTGGTATTATCAGGACGTGGAACGTGAATGGCGTAGCATCCACCATATTGCAGGTGGGCATTTCTATACCATCGGCGATCCGGTTTCAGCAGATGATCTAGACTGA
- a CDS encoding protein kinase, protein MISSRDLNQIQFDLNTKPRSLAFGRRLYKGSLGGEIYWLKVQAQNSTVHSQHGFENEFGFYQDLSHYSQTKFLVPHLLINSEIAISGETFQQGILLQDCPSHFSIHPADLSPFEIKTHLLAALNAVIQLSQCGYLHHDLKAEHFVQFDGRVCLIDFEQVRRLSDEAPRTLDATPRYMAPELFHAEAKTIQSDIYALGIIWLEWLTQSRLSAGNYEDWAYLHCQRLEIKLPDKFNFFESLLEGMLSKHKSARFSDFKQIKAALLTVID, encoded by the coding sequence TTGATATCTAGTCGTGATCTAAACCAGATACAGTTTGATTTAAACACCAAGCCGCGAAGTCTGGCTTTTGGCCGTCGACTCTATAAAGGCAGCTTGGGTGGAGAAATATACTGGCTTAAGGTGCAAGCGCAAAATTCAACTGTACATAGTCAGCATGGTTTTGAAAATGAATTCGGTTTTTATCAGGATTTATCTCATTATTCACAAACCAAATTTCTGGTGCCGCATCTACTGATTAATTCAGAGATCGCTATTAGTGGTGAAACTTTTCAGCAGGGGATCTTGCTACAGGATTGTCCTTCTCATTTTTCGATTCATCCGGCTGATTTGAGCCCTTTCGAGATTAAGACACATTTGCTTGCAGCCTTAAATGCTGTGATACAACTATCTCAATGCGGCTATCTGCATCATGACTTAAAAGCAGAACATTTTGTCCAGTTCGATGGTCGAGTCTGTCTGATCGATTTTGAACAGGTACGTCGCTTATCAGATGAAGCGCCTCGAACCTTGGATGCAACACCACGTTATATGGCGCCAGAATTATTTCACGCCGAAGCAAAAACGATTCAATCGGATATTTATGCCTTGGGAATTATCTGGCTGGAATGGTTAACTCAGTCACGACTCAGTGCTGGAAATTATGAGGACTGGGCTTATTTGCACTGTCAGCGGTTGGAAATTAAGCTGCCAGACAAATTTAATTTTTTTGAAAGCTTATTGGAAGGCATGCTTAGTAAGCATAAGTCGGCCCGATTTTCTGATTTTAAACAGATCAAAGCTGCTTTATTAACTGTAATCGACTGA
- a CDS encoding PhzF family phenazine biosynthesis protein yields MKMYQVDAFTTELFKGNPAAVIVQDEWLDENLMQNIALENNLSETAFVKAMDAENYEIRWFTPTREVDFCGHATLASSFVLFLDYTSYKTIRFHVKNLGIFTVSQDEDGKIRMNFPVRRATLVDEYPAILRGALTKSFKNVYLNEQAYIIEYESVQDVLDETPDFELLKQVNDRRTAITATGPLLDVALTAGAEQYDCISRYFAPSNGINEDPVTGSIHTGIVPIWAEKLGKQQLVAYQGSSRGGVLYCEMQDHDRIEISGYGKLYMKAEILL; encoded by the coding sequence ATGAAAATGTATCAAGTGGATGCGTTCACTACGGAGCTGTTCAAGGGTAATCCTGCTGCGGTGATTGTGCAGGATGAGTGGCTGGATGAAAACCTGATGCAAAACATTGCGCTGGAAAATAATTTATCTGAAACCGCCTTTGTGAAGGCTATGGATGCAGAGAATTATGAAATTCGCTGGTTTACGCCAACCAGAGAAGTTGATTTCTGTGGGCATGCAACCTTAGCCAGCAGCTTTGTGTTATTTCTGGATTATACTTCATATAAAACCATCCGATTTCATGTAAAAAATCTTGGTATTTTTACAGTGAGTCAGGATGAAGATGGCAAGATCCGGATGAACTTCCCAGTTCGTCGAGCAACTTTGGTCGATGAATATCCTGCTATCCTGCGTGGAGCCTTGACCAAATCTTTTAAGAATGTCTATCTGAATGAACAGGCTTATATTATCGAATATGAGTCTGTACAGGATGTGCTAGATGAAACGCCAGATTTCGAATTGCTAAAACAGGTCAATGACCGTCGTACCGCGATTACCGCAACAGGCCCACTACTGGATGTCGCCTTAACGGCGGGTGCAGAACAGTATGACTGTATATCGCGTTATTTCGCGCCAAGTAATGGTATTAATGAAGATCCAGTGACGGGTTCAATTCATACCGGGATCGTGCCGATCTGGGCGGAAAAATTAGGAAAGCAGCAGTTGGTCGCTTATCAGGGGTCAAGCCGGGGTGGTGTGCTGTATTGTGAGATGCAGGATCATGATCGGATTGAAATTTCAGGTTATGGCAAGCTATATATGAAGGCTGAAATTCTGCTTTAA